The Sinomonas sp. P10A9 genome includes a window with the following:
- a CDS encoding GntR family transcriptional regulator, with the protein MAVAASLLGLEKKSLREQAVTALRRAITSGELTPGQHLVETELSEMLGISRGTLREALRQLEQEGLATAGPRGRLSVRHLDAKEIRDIFAVRGALESLAARTLIEQPRRAKAVGELRDALEHMDAAAGFSLEDRIEADLDFHRLLCRLSGNETLLHQWQSLEGSIRMSIMFAGLERATSNMSVDRHRAIVDAVESGDAATARETILTHMDSASDNLVSETREPAVR; encoded by the coding sequence ATGGCCGTTGCAGCATCCCTGCTGGGGCTCGAGAAGAAGAGCCTGCGCGAGCAGGCCGTTACGGCCCTGCGCCGCGCCATCACGTCCGGCGAGCTCACACCGGGCCAGCACCTCGTCGAGACCGAGCTGTCCGAGATGCTCGGCATCAGCCGCGGAACCCTCCGCGAGGCCTTGCGCCAGCTGGAGCAGGAGGGCCTCGCCACGGCCGGACCGCGCGGGCGGCTCAGCGTGCGGCATCTCGACGCCAAGGAGATCCGGGACATCTTCGCCGTGCGGGGGGCCCTCGAGTCGCTCGCCGCCCGCACGCTCATCGAGCAGCCGCGGCGTGCCAAGGCCGTGGGAGAGCTGCGCGACGCGCTCGAGCACATGGACGCGGCCGCGGGGTTCTCTCTCGAGGACCGGATCGAGGCCGACCTCGACTTCCACCGCCTCCTCTGCCGGCTCTCCGGGAACGAGACGCTCCTGCACCAGTGGCAGTCCCTCGAGGGCTCGATCCGCATGTCCATCATGTTCGCGGGCCTCGAGCGGGCCACGAGCAACATGAGCGTGGACCGCCATCGCGCCATCGTGGACGCTGTCGAGTCCGGCGACGCCGCGACCGCCCGCGAGACGATCCTGACCCACATGGACTCCGCCTCGGACAATCTCGTCAGCGA
- a CDS encoding transketolase family protein, with amino-acid sequence MSTVAVATGATPRLKTSAMIASFADAGQKTAPAPFGHALAAAAEADSRIVGLTADLGKYTDMHVFAEAHPDRFFQMGMAEQLLFGAAAGMAEAGLVPFASTYSVFAARRAYDFICLDIAEPNLNVNIVGGLPGLTTGYGPSHQATEDMAIFRGMPNLTIVDPCDSVDIAQAVPQLAASEGPTYLRLLRGKVPTVLDEYDYTFELGKAKVLRGGRDVVLVSSGLMTMRALQAAAELEKHKVDVAVVHTPTIKPFDEATVLAELAGDRLAVTLENHTVVGGLFETVASALVRSGQTRRVVPIGLPDEFLDAGALPTLHSKYGLSVDRIVAKVLAELG; translated from the coding sequence ATGAGCACGGTAGCAGTGGCAACGGGCGCGACGCCGAGGCTCAAGACCTCGGCAATGATCGCCTCGTTCGCGGACGCGGGCCAGAAGACGGCCCCGGCCCCGTTCGGGCACGCGCTCGCGGCAGCCGCCGAGGCGGACTCCCGGATCGTCGGCCTCACGGCGGACCTCGGCAAGTACACCGACATGCACGTCTTCGCCGAGGCCCACCCGGACCGGTTCTTCCAGATGGGCATGGCCGAGCAGCTGCTCTTCGGAGCTGCCGCAGGGATGGCCGAGGCCGGCCTCGTGCCGTTCGCCTCGACCTACTCGGTGTTCGCGGCGCGCCGGGCCTACGACTTCATCTGCCTGGACATCGCGGAGCCGAACCTCAACGTCAACATCGTGGGCGGCCTCCCGGGCCTGACCACCGGGTACGGACCCTCGCACCAGGCGACCGAGGACATGGCGATCTTCCGCGGCATGCCCAACCTGACGATCGTGGATCCGTGCGACTCCGTGGACATCGCCCAGGCCGTCCCGCAGCTCGCGGCCTCGGAGGGGCCGACGTACCTGCGGCTCCTGCGCGGCAAGGTGCCCACCGTCCTGGACGAGTACGACTACACGTTCGAACTCGGCAAGGCCAAGGTCCTGCGGGGCGGGCGCGACGTCGTGCTGGTCTCTTCGGGGCTCATGACCATGCGGGCGCTCCAAGCGGCGGCCGAGCTCGAGAAGCACAAGGTGGATGTCGCCGTCGTGCATACCCCTACGATCAAGCCGTTCGACGAAGCGACCGTCCTCGCCGAGCTCGCGGGGGACCGGCTCGCGGTGACCCTCGAGAACCACACCGTGGTCGGCGGGCTGTTCGAGACGGTTGCGTCGGCGCTGGTCCGTTCGGGCCAGACCCGACGGGTGGTGCCGATCGGCCTGCCGGACGAGTTCCTCGACGCCGGTGCGCTCCCCACTCTGCACTCGAAATACGGGCTGAGCGTGGACCGGATCGTCGCAAAGGTCCTCGCGGAGCTCGGCTGA
- a CDS encoding transketolase, whose protein sequence is MTIVKESRRAPATLSERRMAVDAAAHRIRRHALFMGEVQGQGYVGQALGAADILATVYADQLRFRPEDPEWEGRDRFLLSTGHYAIGLYAALAEAGIIPVEELETYGSDGSRLPMSGMSTYTPGMEISGGSLGHGLTIAVGLALGLRYRGNQARIINFLSDGELDEGSTWEAAMGAAHHRLGRLTAVVDINALQADGATEGVLRTEPVADKWAACGWRVFRVDGNDVGALLEAFDAAGSGERDGAPAVVLCDTKVGRGVPLLEQREKAHFMRIEEHEWAICNEQLDAGWAARHDGIQGAARQEEKA, encoded by the coding sequence ATGACCATCGTCAAGGAATCACGCCGCGCGCCGGCCACCCTCAGCGAGCGCCGCATGGCCGTCGACGCGGCAGCCCATCGGATCCGCCGCCACGCCCTGTTCATGGGCGAGGTCCAGGGCCAGGGCTACGTGGGCCAGGCCCTCGGCGCCGCTGACATCCTCGCCACGGTGTACGCGGACCAGCTCCGCTTCCGCCCCGAGGACCCCGAGTGGGAGGGGCGCGACCGCTTCCTGCTCTCCACCGGCCACTACGCGATCGGCCTCTACGCGGCGCTTGCCGAGGCCGGGATCATCCCGGTCGAGGAGCTCGAGACGTACGGCTCGGACGGCTCGCGCCTGCCGATGTCCGGGATGTCGACCTACACGCCCGGCATGGAGATCTCGGGCGGCTCGCTCGGGCACGGGCTCACGATTGCCGTGGGCCTCGCCCTCGGGCTGCGCTACCGGGGCAACCAGGCCCGGATCATCAACTTCCTCTCCGACGGCGAGCTCGACGAGGGCTCGACGTGGGAGGCCGCCATGGGCGCCGCGCACCATCGCCTCGGCCGGCTCACCGCCGTCGTGGACATCAACGCGCTCCAGGCCGACGGTGCCACCGAGGGCGTGCTGCGCACCGAGCCGGTCGCGGACAAGTGGGCCGCGTGCGGCTGGCGCGTGTTCCGCGTGGACGGGAACGACGTCGGCGCGCTGCTGGAGGCGTTCGACGCCGCGGGGTCGGGGGAGCGCGACGGCGCACCCGCCGTCGTGCTCTGCGACACGAAGGTGGGCCGAGGGGTTCCGCTGCTCGAGCAGCGGGAGAAGGCGCATTTCATGCGGATCGAGGAGCACGAGTGGGCCATCTGCAACGAGCAGCTGGACGCTGGCTGGGCAGCACGCCACGACGGCATTCAGGGCGCAGCGCGTCAGGAGGAGAAGGCATGA
- a CDS encoding MFS transporter — MTENIVGNPTRALTQSGKVSIASMIGSAVESYDFFIYGTASAAYFGKVFFAAQEPIVGVLASFATLAVGFLMRPVGGYLAGHFGDRVGRKAVLFWSLIIMGAATVLVGALPTYAQVGVVAPILLILLRMIQGIGFGAEWGGAVLMAVEHAPAARRGFFGAIPQIGIPAGLLLANGAFLLSQALLSGDWVWRAPFLASLIMVVIGIFIRLSISESPDFTRVKEQDAIVRQPALTVLRRDWRMVLKITALRMAETGGYYVTTSFVLSYVGLASITDKSSVLIGTMVGSALGLVSHLFFGALSDRIGRKPVFLIGAIFTILFGIPMFLLINTGSVIMVVVAVALALLLSHDPIFAVESSWFSEQFPANVRSSGISLGYNAASLVAGVLPFIAVAVYGSVGWMGAALIFVLLGVISTAAAVFMKETAPIKSGEMSMEKVAA, encoded by the coding sequence GTGACAGAGAACATTGTGGGGAACCCGACACGGGCCCTAACGCAGTCAGGCAAGGTCTCGATCGCTTCCATGATCGGAAGCGCCGTCGAGAGCTATGACTTCTTCATCTACGGAACTGCGTCCGCGGCCTACTTCGGTAAGGTCTTCTTCGCTGCCCAGGAGCCGATCGTGGGAGTGCTGGCCTCCTTCGCCACGCTTGCCGTCGGCTTCCTGATGCGACCCGTCGGTGGGTATCTCGCCGGCCATTTCGGTGACCGGGTGGGGCGCAAAGCGGTGCTCTTCTGGTCGCTGATCATCATGGGTGCGGCTACCGTGCTGGTGGGTGCGCTGCCGACCTACGCCCAAGTCGGCGTGGTCGCGCCGATTCTGTTGATCCTGCTCCGCATGATCCAGGGCATCGGGTTCGGCGCCGAGTGGGGCGGCGCAGTCCTCATGGCGGTTGAGCATGCGCCAGCGGCCCGGCGAGGATTCTTCGGGGCCATTCCACAGATCGGGATCCCAGCCGGCCTCTTGCTCGCCAACGGAGCGTTCCTCCTCTCTCAGGCACTCCTCAGCGGGGACTGGGTGTGGCGCGCCCCCTTCCTAGCCTCACTGATCATGGTCGTGATCGGCATCTTCATTCGCCTCAGCATCAGCGAGTCGCCCGACTTCACAAGGGTAAAAGAGCAGGATGCGATCGTGCGGCAGCCAGCGCTGACGGTCCTCCGCCGCGACTGGCGGATGGTCCTCAAGATCACGGCGCTTCGGATGGCGGAGACGGGTGGTTACTACGTGACCACAAGCTTCGTGCTCTCATATGTGGGTCTGGCGTCGATCACAGATAAGAGCTCCGTGCTCATCGGCACTATGGTCGGCTCGGCCCTGGGGCTGGTCAGTCACCTGTTCTTCGGCGCCCTCAGCGATCGCATCGGCCGCAAGCCCGTGTTTCTCATCGGGGCCATCTTCACCATCCTGTTCGGGATTCCGATGTTCCTGCTCATCAACACCGGTTCGGTGATCATGGTCGTGGTCGCAGTCGCTCTCGCCCTCCTCCTGAGTCACGACCCCATCTTTGCGGTCGAATCGAGCTGGTTCTCGGAGCAGTTCCCTGCGAATGTCCGCTCGTCAGGGATCTCGCTGGGCTACAACGCGGCTTCACTCGTCGCCGGCGTCCTCCCGTTCATCGCCGTCGCGGTATACGGCTCGGTCGGCTGGATGGGTGCAGCCTTGATCTTCGTCCTTCTCGGAGTGATCTCAACAGCAGCAGCGGTCTTCATGAAGGAGACGGCGCCCATCAAGTCAGGAGAAATGTCAATGGAGAAGGTGGCTGCATGA